In Oryza glaberrima chromosome 8, OglaRS2, whole genome shotgun sequence, the following are encoded in one genomic region:
- the LOC127782396 gene encoding uncharacterized protein LOC127782396 codes for MESHDDGGGGGAWGGGDGDSLFEGMVLFTPSLSVDPDPEPPVAEAPDPKPPTPRDEAAAAAAAGADGAASQQQPPPPLDEDLFSDLTLLSPQSPVDLSGAHQGQDQDHSAAAPPSPVPAPAAPVAVLARQASSSASSSLRKKKRAVRIGYGRSPQPAPPSPRATTTTVAATASVIHGSILPDASMHHQSAPTIPVHHLEHLDNGVELAAAVAVVDPDENSLHVKEEDGELEEDGGAGAEAMGIEERLALLRSQISGKLESIQQRATAVAAKRRQLAGRRRKVAEDVGCAASRHKDLERELEEACEAEDFERAEKISDSLAALEKDKDRLLTALRDAELNYDSVDLELQDVLDSRIAAEEKAASLLEHFAKDATDHTDSVSKEAEEISLKEIEGWRESMELLETKKLETEVESELVLAARSGLEDSIEHLVEDDKREKDMLSKKGDTLAEELTELLKLVRLKEAEIAENNARIQEVQERITAVVSRFYGSQTDIDLKLKTLQEAQTKMDSEAQALALKKNEIDSFISLAEQKDSKLRESINACSSEAKACQQSVEIRRKLASSILKSREDRIGLLKMEEEILQDIQVLRQQTSDARISLQEISSRKAVIQQDIATFKQKLSFIDKRGPELEAEKRVAAAARNFKEAGRIAAEAKALNSEKEELHAKLEKAATDLEVIEKDITATTDKIQECEGLIILKEKESAMTSYKRLRLDAAAARAELTAATETDDSEEVEVLRKEAEAAESKAMELKTCYDLELDDNEIMFQPVVPIVFITNSTGQHLLEIASSFGLSP; via the exons atggagtcccacgacgacggcggcggcggcggcgcgtggggtggcggcgatggggaCTCGCTCTTCGAGGGGATGGTCCTCTTCACCCCGTCCCTCTCCGTCGATCCCGATCCCGAGCCGCCCGTCGCCGAGGCCCCCGACCCCAAGCCGCCCACCCCTcgcgacgaggccgccgccgccgccgccgccggagctgacGGGGCGGCCtcccagcagcagccgccgccgcctctggaTGAGGACCTGTTCTCCGATCTCACCCTCCTCTCCCCGCAGTCCCCCGTCGACCTGAGCGGCGCCCACCAAGGTCAAGATCAGGACCACTctgccgccgcgcccccctcgCCGGTGCCGGCTCCGGCTGCTCCCGTGGCCGTCCTGGCCCGGCAGgcgtcctcctcggcctcctcgtcgCTCCGCAAGAAGAAGAGGGCCGTGCGCATCGGGTATGGCCGCTCGCCTCAACCCGCGCCTCCTTCCCCTCGTGCTACGACCACCACCGTAGCTGCTACCGCTAGTGTAATCCATGGCAGCATCCTCCCCGATGCTTCGATGCATCATCAATCCGCTCCGACCATCCCAGTCCACCACCTCGAACACCTTGATAATGGCGTTGAGCTGGCTGCAGCGGTAGCGGTGGTGGATCCGGATGAGAATTCTCTTCATGTGAAAGAAGAGGATGGTGAATTGGAGGAGGATGGAGGTGCGGGGGCTGAAGCAATGGGGATTGAGGAGAGATTGGCTCTTCTTAGATCCCAAATCTCCGGTAAGCTCGAGTCGATCCAGCAGAGAGCCACTGCTGTGGCTGCCAAGAGGAGGCAGCTAGCTGGTAGGCGGCGAAAGGTTGCGGAGGATGTGGGGTGTGCGGCATCCAGGCACAAGGATTTGGAGAGGGAGCTCGAAGAGGCGTGCGAGGCCGAGGACTTTGAGAGGGCCGAGAAGATCAGCGACTCCCTTGCGGCATTGGAGAAGGACAAGGATCGGTTGTTGACAGCGCTGCGTGATGCGGAGCTCAATTATGATTCGGTGGATTTGGAGTTGCAGGATGTGCTGGATTCCCGCATTGCCGCAGAGGAGAAAGCTGCTTCACTCCTGGAGCATTTTGCAAAG GATGCTACTGATCACACTGATTCAGTAAGCAAGGAGGCAGAAGAAATATcattgaaagaaatagaagggTGGCGAGAATCAATGGAATTGctagaaacaaagaaactaGAGACGGAAGTAGAAAGTGAATTGGTTTTGGCAGCACGTTCAGGATTGGAAGATTCGATAGAACATTTGGTTGAAGAtgacaaaagagaaaaggacatGCTGAGTAAGAAAGGAGATACCCTTGCAGAGGAGTTAACTGAGCTCCTGaaattggtaaggttgaaagAAGCAGAGATAGCTGAAAACAATGCTCGGATCCAGGAGGTTCAAGAAAGGATCACTGCCGTTGTCTCCAGATTTTATGGATCCCAGACAGATATTGACCTAAAGCTCAAAACCCTTCAGGAAGCACAAACTAAAATGGACTCAGAGGCTCAAGCACTTGCCCTAAAAAAGAATGAAATTGATAGTTTCATCTCCTTAGCAGAACAGAAAGACTCAAAATTACGGGAAAGTATCAATGCCTGTTCCTCTGAAGCAAAAGCTTGCCAACAATCAGTAGAAATCAGAAGGAAGCTTGCATCGTCAATTTTGAAGTCAAGGGAGGACAGAATTGGGTTGTTAAAAATGGAGGAGGAAATTTTGCAAGATATCCAAGTGCTCAGGCAACAAACATCAGATGCAAGAATCAGTCTTCAG GAGATATCTTCAAGGAAGGCTGTCATTCAGCAAGATATAGCTACATTTAAGCAGAAATTGAGCTTTATTGACAAAAGGGGCCCTGAACTAGAGGCTGAAAAGAGAGTTGCTGCCGCTGCAAGGAATTTCAAGGAAGCTGGAAGGATAGCTGCAGAGGCTAAAGCGCTTAACTCTGAAAAAGAAGAACTTCATGCTAAACTTGAGAAAGCTGCTACTGATCTGGAGGTAATCGAAAAGGATATCACAGCTACCACTGACAAAATACAGGAATGCGAAGGGCTTATTATACTCAAAGAAAAAGAATCAGCCATGACAAGTTACAAAAGACTTAGGttggatgctgctgctgctagagcAGAATTGACTGCTGCAACTGAAACAGATGATAGCGAAGAGGTTGAGGTTCTGCGGAAAGAAGCTGAAGCTGCAGAATCTAAAGCAATGGAACTAAAAACATGCTATGACCTTGAACTGGACGACAACGAAATCATGTTTCAGCCTGTAGTCCCTATAGTATTCATAACCAATTCAACAGGGCAGCACTTGCTAGAAATTGCGTCTTCTTTCGGTCTATCCCCCTAG